From Pyrenophora tritici-repentis strain M4 chromosome 1, whole genome shotgun sequence, the proteins below share one genomic window:
- a CDS encoding HET domain containing protein HetC, translating into MGVSVNYMLLVAIAILVLLPAGADAFGAGNIASISKIEGQNWRHGDIEDMLATVACLKGHKWKSSMIKGRQTLL; encoded by the coding sequence ATGGGTGTCTCAGTAAATTATATGCTGCTCGTCGCTATTGCGATACTGGTGTTACTGCCTGCAGGAGCCGACGCTTTTGGCGCGGGAAACATTGCGTCTATCTCGAAAATTGAAGGCCAAAACTGGCGCCATGGCGATATCGAAGATATGCTTGCGACGGTCGCTTGCTTGAAGGGACACAAGTGGAAGAGTAGTATGATCAAGGGAAGACAGACGTTGTTGTGA
- a CDS encoding HET domain containing protein HetC → MKNYIANERGGWATSTGYVKYSFARAIHFGRLYTHGPSGQRGRDEDLSEALRCLGQGLHCLEDFGAHTNYTELVLRELGYTNVFPHTGINTGINLHGKHTYPLVTGTFGGVDFFHSVLGEANDHITQTEIDEVNTALVDAVAGGNKRGGPDGQSDACSGLIDALSKVPGTGDLIRQAQSLQASSDAQAAENARSGYGDYSSSRAGPESFDAPPGSVGGPPGPDIPGTNTDPATIIPKIYPILVFRDNVVRSISAIISKIPGLEKLIETITEKVTLFVLSLLAPFILPIIKTASAQLKSGSSAVIDSAAKHQYEVWTDPNSTNPTHSMLSKDHFANILNQPAGQVAVAILQYVAPRVIYAWDHPDVSVDQVLDDCMRVFHHPATRDPNCEVHNNMFEVVKRWAHNYHGKDLNDLLSSESVKSGRNQSGAHDHSTGHGHGAAGVSAFGGGHSHGGSSGHAHSNSGGGSNDFLGSLASKIPGPLGGAFSSFVGGGRTREMDEGQHASSSTTPYQSPGHQPSQWGSFQPYQSSHQGEAYQPPAEYSSAVPSGGYGWGQGQYSGGQGAEPSYTIPTNYQQGYENYPAPGGYQQQPAHQNQHQQPPPGSYGAYDQGQGGAYNTYDQGSSHQPGGGRQWGGGPNSAW, encoded by the coding sequence ATGAAGAATTACATTGCCAATGAGCGCGGTGGCTGGGCTACTTCAACAGGATATGTCAAGTACTCGTTTGCACGAGCCATCCACTTTGGCCGATTGTACACACATGGCCCATCAGGTCAACGCGGACGAGACGAGGATCTTTCAGAAGCACTGCGCTGCCTCGGTCAAGGATTACACTGTCTTGAAGACTTTGGCGCTCACACCAACTACACCGAGCTTGTACTCCGCGAACTCGGATACACCAACGTATTCCCGCACACTGGCATAAACACTGGCATCAATCTCCATGGAAAGCACACCTACCCGCTTGTGACTGGCACCTTCGGAGGTGTTGACTTCTTTCACTCTGTTCTGGGAGAGGCCAACGACCATATTACCCAAACTGAGATTGACGAGGTCAACACTGCTCTTGTCGATGCGGTGGCTGGTGGTAATAAGCGAGGTGGCCCAGACGGTCAGTCGGATGCCTGCAGTGGTCTCATAGATGCTTTGAGCAAAGTCCCAGGAACCGGCGATTTGATTAGGCAAGCTCAGAGTCTGCAGGCCTCGTCGGATGCACAAGCTGCAGAGAATGCCCGCTCGGGCTACGGTGACTACAGTTCTTCCAGAGCTGGACCCGAGTCATTTGACGCACCACCAGGATCCGTTGGCGGACCACCTGGACCAGACATACCCGGCACAAACACCGATCCCGCAACAATTATCCCCAAGATATATCCCATTCTTGTCTTCAGGGACAACGTCGTGCGCAGTATCTCAGCCATCATCTCCAAGATCCCTGGTCTCGAGAAGCTAATTGAGACCATCACGGAGAAGGTCACTCTATTTGTGCTATCATTGCTCGCACCGTTCATTCTACCAATCATCAAGACTGCGTCAGCCCAGCTCAAGAGCGGTTCGTCAGCCGTCATTGACTCAGCCGCCAAGCACCAATATGAAGTCTGGACCGACCCCAACTCCACTAACCCAACACACAGCATGTTGTCCAAGGACCACTTTGCAAACATCCTGAACCAACCTGCTGGTCAAGTTGCCGTAGCGATCCTACAATACGTTGCGCCCCGCGTAATCTATGCTTGGGACCACCCAGACGTTTCAGTCGATCAAGTCCTGGATGATTGCATGCGCGTCTTCCATCACCCTGCTACCCGAGACCCGAACTGTGAGGTGCATAACAACATGTTCGAGGTTGTGAAGCGGTGGGCACACAACTACCATGGCAAAGACCTCAACGACCTCCTCTCTTCTGAGTCCGTCAAATCAGGCCGCAACCAGAGTGGTGCTCACGATCATTCAACAGGCCACGGCCACGGGGCCGCTGGTGTATCCGCTTTTGGAGGTGGTCACAGTCACGGTGGTAGCAGCGGACATGCACATTCTAACAGTGGAGGTGGATCAAACGACTTCCTGGGTTCTCTGGCTAGCAAGATTCCTGGTCCCCTCGGCGGCGCCTTTAGCAGCTTCGTTGGTGGAGGCAGAACTCGTGAAATGGACGAGGGTCAGCATGCTTCTTCGTCAACTACACCATACCAGTCGCCCGGACACCAGCCCTCCCAGTGGGGTAGCTTCCAGCCTTATCAGTCTTCTCACCAAGGCGAAGCGTATCAGCCGCCCGCAGAGTACAGTTCTGCTGTACCGTCTGGTGGCTATGGATGGGGCCAGGGCCAGTACTCTGGTGGCCAGGGAGCGGAGCCGAGTTATACAATCCCTACAAATTATCAGCAAGGTTATGAAAACTATCCTGCCCCAGGTGGTTATCAGCAACAACCAGCACACCAAAATCAGCACCAGCAGCCTCCTCCAGGAAGTTATGGCGCTTATGATCAAGGTCAGGGTGGTGCGTATAATACTTACGATCAGGGCTCGTCGcatcagccaggtggcggAAGGCAGTGGGGCGGAGGTCCCAACTCAGCGTGGTAG
- a CDS encoding GroS, Co-chaperonin GroES (HSP10), with product MFRGRSPPQCARITEFSRSKEQPSIHLSPNPLKRQLYFLDLYKPALYSCDTPFLLYLGLVIPIQIAAMSAIKSIRSIAPLLDRILVQRIKPEAKTATGIFLPETAVKELNEAKVLAVGPGAIDKDGKRVAPSVQPGDKVLIPQYGGSPIKVGDEELSLFRDHELLAKINE from the exons ATGTTCCGAGGTAGGTCCCCCCCCCAGTGTGCACGGATCACGGAATTTTCTCGAAGCAAAGAACAACCATCGATTCATCTTTCGCCAAATCCTCTGAAACGACAATTGTATTTTCTCGACCTCTACAAGCCAGCGCTTTATTCCTGTGATACCCCGTTTCTTCTTTACCTCGGTCTCGTAATCCCAATTCAAATCGCAGCCATG TCCGCAATCAAATCCATCCGCAGCATTGCTCCCCTCCTCGACCGCATCCTCGTGCAGCGCATCAAGCCCGAAGCCAAAACCGCAACCGGCATCTTCCTTCCCGAGACGGCCGTCAAAGAGCTCAACGAAGCAAAAGTGCTAGCTGTCGGCCCCGGCGCCATTGACAAGGATGGAAAGCGCGTTGCGCCCAGCGTGCAGCCTGGTGACAAGGTGCTGATCCCGCAGTATGGCGGGTCGCCCATCAAGGTTGGAGACGAGGAGTTGAGTCTGTTCAGGGACCATGA GTTGCTGGCGAAGATTAACGAGTAG
- a CDS encoding MesJ, ATPase PP-loop superfamily implicated in cell cycle control — MALAALYNEAQSVDELLSKPHAFIVDHKVRPESTEEAEWVARELRSKFGMESTILPLTWRDEFDSKRFETEARTLRYQALGRACRDMKITSLMVGHHADDQAETVMMRLSNYRLRSGLQAMQRVEWIPECEGIYGVYHSGRGQKPDPDLDIPFLVEQGGIQVLRPLLGFEKARLIATCEEKKVGWAEDQTNQIQSLTSRNAIRHLYKNYRLPQALSVPSLVDLSIHMQERINWHKDSAHELLDQCLFKLDIRTGRLVVRFPPFSALLPRPIKTEADMNAARNTAYWLIERVAELVTPKFKAPLAQLSASIEHIYPEMEQQEDVEASGHWNTVRKTNYNVYSIWWRFWDQPTPFPKHKEDGINLSLPHLREWMLTRQPLSESEKTDGSSYFEYPPRGTSSADHVPLRKESYRLIDGRWWIRIRNLLPDDTLILRMFHKSDLEHSPRLKSSKKQIDDTDTRHPYRYMAAALSLLDPPDLRFTIPAVFRKHAKTGVETIVGFPTLDVRVDGFGQPDDVCEWNVRYKKINLGPTQSMGDVVVPGISRKDIIMAEKRHESNYAQSAWHARKIDMKMKEVERNRLAGFKHVLSVDVRDKKKRDRKLDKLEALARAKKGEGDM; from the exons ATGGCACTTGCTGCTCTATACAATGAGGCGCAGTCGGTAGATGAGCTTCTATCCAAGCCACATGCATTCATCGTGGATCACAAAGTGCGACCTGAGAGCACAGAAGAGGCGGAGTGGGTTGCGCGGGAACTGCGCTCAAAGT TTGGTATGGAATCTACCATACTCCCTCTTACATGGCGTGACGAATTTGACTCGAAGCGATTCGAAACGGAAGCGCGTACACTGCGGTACCAGGCGCTAGGTCGAGCATGCAGAGATATGAAGATTACATCTTTGATGGTAGGACATCATGCAGATGACCAAGCTGAGACGGTTATGATGAGGCTTTCAAATTACAGGCTACGGTCTGGACTACAGGCAATGCAGCGTGTGGAGTGGATACCAGAGTGCGAGGGTATCTACGGTGTGTACCATAGCGGGCGCGGTCAGAAGCCGGATCCCGACCTGGACATTCCGTTTCTTGTCGAGCAGGGCGGCATACAGGTTCTCCGACCACTACTGGGGTTTGAAAAGGCACGGCTGATTGCGACATGCGAAGAGAAGAAGGTAGGCTGGGCAGAGGATCAGACGAATCAGATACAAAGTCTCACGTCTCGCAACGCGATACGGCACCTCTACAAGAACTACAGACTCCCACAAGCGCTGAGCGTACCGTCACTCGTCGACCTGTCGATTCATATGCAAGAACGTATCAACTGGCACAAGGATAGTGCGCACGAACTCCTCGATCAGTGCCTGTTCAAGCTTGATATCCGAACTGGTCGCCTTGTTGTCCGCTTCCCGCCGTTTTCCGCCCTCCTGCCCCGTCCCATTAAGACAGAAGCCGACATGAATGCAGCGAGAAACACAGCATATTGGCTGATTGAGCGCGTAGCCGAACTCGTCACACCGAAATTCAAAGCGCCCCTCGCCCAGCTCTCGGCAAGTATAGAGCACATTTACCCCGAGATGGAACAACAGGAAGACGTCGAAGCAAGTGGGCATTGGAACACTGTCCGAAAGACGAACTACAACGTCTACAGTATATGGTGGCGCTTTTGGGACCAGCCCACGCCGTTCCCGAAACACAAGGAAGACGGCATCAATCTGTCGCTGCCGCATCTGCGGGAGTGGATGCTCACACGTCAGCCACTTAGTGAATCAGAGAAGACAGATGGATCAAGTTACTTCGAATATCCTCCTCGTGGCACTTCTTCAGCAGACCATGTACCGTTGCGTAAAGAAAGCTACCGCCTTATCGATGGCCGGTGGTGGATCCGCATACGCAACCTCCTCCCCGACGACACGCTCATCCTGCGCATGTTCCACAAAAGCGATCTTGAGCATTCTCCTAGGTTGAAAAGTAGCAAAAAACAAATTGACGATACAGACACCAGACATCCGTACCGCTACATGGCCGCGGCATTGTCGTTGCTCGACCCGCCCGACTTGCGGTTCACGATCCCCGCCGTCTTCCGCAAACATGCTAAAACGGGCGTGGAGACGATAGTTGGTTTCCCCACTCTCGACGTGCGCGTTGACGGATTCGGTCAGCCCGACGACGTATGCGAGTGGAATGTGCGGTACAAGAAGATCAATCTAGGACCCACGCAGTCCATGGGCGATGTCGTTGTGCCCGGGATATCACGCAAAGACATAATCATGGCAGAAAAGAGACATGAGTCGAATTACGCACAGAGCGCCTGGCATGCCAGAAAAATCGACATGAAAATGAAAGAGGTCGAGAGAAACAGATTGGCGGGCTTCAAGCACGTGCTAAGTGTTGACGTGAGGGataagaagaagagagaCAGAAAGCTGGATAAGCTGGAGGCTTTGGCCAGAGCCAAAAAAGGTGAAGGGGACATGTAG
- a CDS encoding Tymo-45kd-70kd multi-domain protein, with protein sequence MSTPVDAPKPVEVPDVGTAGTVEPAPAPVVASDNTAAPAEAPVTDEAPKVEGEAAAPTEEVAETKEEDKVVTPIESGALGYKAPGLKNAFRFSKKYFWLGEEPVPAENLREYLRGEKPEVAHSVAAWSSQTGKGLLFFVKHADHKEHPAGVLNLAYATDLAKDGAVAFAFKVSGHKHAFEAQTAAERDGWFVAIERAITEAKASKDGIETSDAYKEAKEKISKPAALAGATSSAPKKSMDAAPKLAEAESPAAAEASAAPARTGSSSSSSSDEAKAKKAKNKSRSVSRGKRASLFGGLLGKKDKEHKEESEAVKDDAEAKKEDGTTAPQLDEVPTSAPVNANDVVKPADETTEPTAVVAAPEDAAKVDETPAPVVAQEKPKPTKRASIFGNFVEKLKSPTTEKKESEAALAPATVKETETTEASKPLEEAEVAAPVAAEGAATETTETKPVAAVSTPGKEKEHFSFGKLFGSKDRAKSPAPESKVDAAAPKIEDASATPAVAEPAPVEAAPVAAETKPEEATPATEAPKADKRKSFFGNLSRSLSKATGGKTQPKDKKDAASPAPVVEEETTAAPVEEKKEETAVPAVGDVPAENISVGDASKSANPTVATTAILDNRPNTPLKPIPSTQRSRLPNTLAPTATTSKRVKPLTQPTTPVWTRSRLDKERGDWWDTQVTGSQEIWGAIRLAAQYLQKGELQQAQTLLDVTGCTCPTGVLWRGVYDVTGVQYKVPEWVVVEPEGVGEDIGGDGDSGVAGAGGEEEDEEGAGGEEVSVRVRTSHDQKDVSLAIRKRDLVGTIVDRLKKEAKLDSSFKVRLVYSGRVYHDYETLDAVPRWNFDQDFVLTALVSAI encoded by the exons ATGTCTACCCCCGTTGACGCCCCCAAGCCCGTAGAGGTTCCCGACGTCGGCACTGCTGGTACTGTTGAGCCTGCCCCCGCGCCTGTTGTTGCTAGCGACAACACTGCTGCGCCCGCAGAGGCTCCCGTGACCGACGAGGCTCCCAAGGTGGAGGGAGAGGCTGCTGCGCCCACAGAGGAGGTTGCCGAGACCAAGGAAGAGGACAAGGTGGTTACACCCATCGAGAGCGGTGCTCTAGGCTACAAGGCGCCTGGTCTCAAGAA CGCCTTCCGCTTCTCCAAGAAGTACTTCTGGCTAGGCGAGGAGCCTGTTCCCGCTGAGAACCTCCGTGAGTACCTCCGTGGCGAGAAGCCCGAGGTTGCCCACTCGGTTGCCGCGTGGTCCAGCCAGACCGGAAAGGGCCTTCTTTTCTTTGTCAAGCACGCAGACCACAAGGAGCACCCCGCTGGTGTGCTGAACTTG GCCTATGCAACCGACCTCGCCAAAGACGGCGCTGTTGCCTTTGCTTTCAAGGTCTCAGGCCACAAGCACGCTTTCGAGGCACAGACAGCTGCCGAGCGCGACGGGTGGTTCGTCGCCATCGAGAGGGCCATCACCGAGGCCAAGGCGTCCAAGGACGGTATTGAGACCAGCGACGCCTACAAGGAGGCCAAGGAGAAGATCA GCAAGCCCGCCGCACTAGCGGGCGCTACTTCATCCGCCCCCAAGAAGAGCATGGACGCCGCGCCAAAGCTCGCAGAGGCCGAATCGCCCGCCGCAGCTGAGGCCTCCGCCGCCCCTGCCCGTACTGGATCTTCCTCCAGCTCTTCTTCCGACGAGGCCAAGGCCAAGAAGGCGAAGAACAAGTCCCGCTCCGTCTCGCGCGGTAAGCGTGCCAGCCTCTTCGGCGGACTCCTCGGCAAGAAGGACAAGGAGCACAAGGAGGAGAGCGAGGCCGTCAAGGACGACGCTGAGGCCAAGAAGGAGGATGGCACCACCGCTCCTCAACTCGATGAGG TCCCCACCAGTGCTCCCGTCAACGCCAACGACGTCGTGAAGCCCGCTGACGAGACCACCGAGCCCACTGCCGTGGTCGCTGCCCCCGAGGATGCCGCCAAGGTTGACGAGACTCCTGCTCCCGTCGTCGCTCAGGAGAAGCCCAAGCCCACCAAGCGTGCTTCCATCTTCGGCAACTTCGTCGAGAAGCTCAAGTCGCCCACCActgagaagaaggagagcGAGGCTGCTCTTGCGCCCGCCACCGTCAAGGAGACTGAGACCACCGAGGCTTCAAAGCCGCTTGAGGAGGCCGAGGTCGCTGCCCCGGTTGCCGCAGAAGGCGCTGCTACTGAGACCACCGAGACCAAGCCTGTTGCTGCTGTCAGCACTCCTGGAAAGGAGAAGGAGCACTTCAGCTTCGGCAAGCTTTTCGGATCCAAGGACCGAGCCAAGTCGCCCGCTCCTGAATCCAAGGTGGATGCTGCTGCCCCCAAGATCGAGGATGCTTCAGCAACCCCCGCTGTAGCTGAGCCAGCGCCCGTCGAGGCTGCCCCCGTTGCTGCCGAGACTAAGCCTGAGGAGGCTACTCCTGCCACCGAGGCCCCCAAGGCTGACAAGCGCAAGTCCTTCTTCGGCAACCTTTCCCGCAGCCTTTCCAAAGCTACTGGCGGAAAGACGCAGCCCAAGGACAAGAAGGATGCTGCCAGCCCCGCCCCCGTCGTTGAGGAGGAGACCACGGCCGCTCCCGttgaggagaagaaggaagagaCCGCTGTCCCCGCTGTAGGAGACGTCCCCGCTGAGAACATCAGTGTGGGCGATGCTTCGAAAAGCGCCAACCCGACTGTCGCTACAACTGC TATCCTCGATAACCGCCCCAACACACCACTCAAACCCATCCCCTCAACCCAACGCTCCCGTCTCCCCAACACCCTCGCCCCAACTGCCACTACTTCAAAGCGCGTGAAACCCCTGACGCAGCCCACGACGCCCGTATGGACGCGCTCGCGCCTCGACAAGGAACGCGGCGATTGGTGGGACACGCAAGTTACAGGCTCCCAGGAGATATGGGGTGCGATACGTCTGGCAGCACAGTATCTGCAAAAAGGGGAATTGCAACAAGCGCAGACGCTGTTGGATGTTACAGGGTGTACATGTCCGACGGGCGTGCTTTGGAGGGGCGTGTATGATGTCACGGGTGTGCAATATAAGGTTCCGGAGTGGGTTGTTGTGGAGCCTGAGGGGGTGGGTGAGGATATAGGTGGAGATGGAGATAGTGGAGTGGCGGGTGCTGGTGgtgaggaagaagatgaagaggGTGCTGGCGGTGAGGAAGTTAGCGTGAGGGTGAGGACGAGTCATGATCAAAAAGATGTTTCTCTAGCGATTAGAAAGAGAGACCTCGTGGGCACTATTGTGGACAGGTTGAAAAAGGAGGCCAAG CTCGACTCCTCTTTCAAAGTCAGACTCGTCTACAGCGGTCGCGTGTACCACGACTACGAGACGCTGGACGCGGTTCCCCGCTGGAACTTTGACCAGGACTTTGTCCTTACCGCACTTGTGTCGGCCATTTAA
- a CDS encoding glutathione S-transferase, producing MASSQVVLYDLPSKQGTAWSLNPWKTRMILNYKKIPYTTEWVEYPDLAPKFKALSIPPNPKDAPGYFADYSSPAIRYADGTYQMDSWPIAHSLE from the exons ATGGCGTCTTCACAGGTTGTGCTATACGATCTACCTAGCAAGCAAGGGACCGCTTGGTCGCTGAACCCATGGAAGA CCCGCATGATCCTCAACTACAAAAAGATTCCCTACACCACGGAATGGGTAGAATACCCGGACCTCGCCCCCAAATTCAAAGCCCTATCCATCCCGCCCAACCCCAAAGACGCCCCAGGTTACTTTGCAGACTATAGCAGCCCCGCCATCAGATACGCAGATGGAACCTACCAAATGGACTCCTGGCCCATTGCCCATTCGCTCGAGTAG
- a CDS encoding DUF4207 domain containing protein yields MAALQSIPRFLLPRRPHLIRPQPRALRLLPSPTSLRHASVSAKGLSEEFKRRREAQQSKGTPVIPQPDKYRPPSHGKKPPNRNLENKIYGPPLSEEDKKRMATKKYPNMMSPEGTFSHWFLHNKAIHLWITMGILVSLAVTAWYLDFIHKTIYAHLLPSRKDFLHHPFQSTSRFIEIYKMHMAQTSQEYQQQRLKKAEEVEKRKQYRLMRQREAEERGEEYVEDPRYYVGEDGVRRRRVKRWFGIWE; encoded by the exons ATGGCCGCCCTCCAATCAATACCACGCTTCCTCCTACCACGAAGGCCTCACCTGATACGACCGCAACCCCGCGCATTGCGCCTGCTGCCCTCCCCCACCAGCCTCCGTCATGCCTCCGTCTCCGCCAAAGGTCTTTCGGAAGAGTTCAAAAGACGCCGAGAAGCACAGCAAAGTAAGGGAACACCCGTAATTCCGCAGCCCGATAAATACCGGCCGCCATCGCACGGCAAAAAGCCCCCGAATCGCAATCTGGAGAACAAGATCTATGGCCCGCCATTATCGGAAGAGGATAAGAAGCGCATGGCGACGAAAAAGTACCCGAATATGATGAGTCCAGAGGGCACATTCTCCCATTGGTTCCTGCATAACAAGGCTATTCACTTGTGGATCACAATG GGTATCCTCGTCTCACTCGCAGTAACCGCTTGGTACCTAGACTTCATCCATAAAACCATTTATGCCCACCTCCTTCCCTCACGCAAAGATTTCCTGCACCACCCCTTCCAGTCTACATCGCGATTCATCGAAATCTACAAGATGCACATGGCGCAGACGTCGCAGGAGTATCAGCAGCAGCGGCTGAAGAAGGCCGAGGAGGTGGAGAAGAGGAAACAGTATAGGCTTATGAGGCAGAGGGAGGCAGAAGAGAGGGGAGAGGAATATGTTGAGGATCCGAGGTATTACGTGGGAGAGGATGGTGTTAGGCGCAGGAGGGTTAAGAGGTGGTTTGGTATTTGGGAGTGA
- a CDS encoding SufI, putative multicopper oxidase, which translates to MILNYRNESFDLEDASDQHQQYMEEEVGLLHETNSHTQSISHSLSEHREMHHHHKRPGPWTLRTTITTLLLLLFTLIFIIFLPIRTYHHLSPGKIRPETDYILNPTWSTSAPPTTRTYKFHIAQHELSPDGVPRPMLLINSTFPGPLLELNTHDILAVRVINASPNATSIHWHGIFQNGSNWMDGTTGVTNCPTAPGQEFTYRFSVSGQTGTYWYHSYVEMQASDGLVGPLIIHARSKEGEDRLQKVPYKQDRVLLVSDHYYTPSSSPLRTYLSPGTENAEPVPPTALINGRNVRNCSTLSHRHRASCSSSHLSLARFTLDSESNTRLRIINVGVFAEFALQIDEHEVQVVEVDGTDVVPVGVHRVNIAPAQRYSVVLTPPEKGDRVLYWMRARVFTHSFAYEEAELQEEVRGVVEYRQGFDGGGEGDIPESRDWSDIIDVECKDLNTSTLVPVAAIPAPEIDPRYAIYLRSSFQSRDWRLSRGYFNDSSFRRNATRPILQTMLDSTGAMQENITEGFVDEERIRPEQALVYRTTGTRTITILIQNFDDGAHPMHLHGYKFFILGSGHGYPPMSLL; encoded by the coding sequence ATGATCCTTAATTACCGGAACGAAAGCTTCGATTTGGAAGACGCCTCCGATCAACATCAACAATATATGGAAGAGGAGGTCGGTTTATTACACGAAACAAACAGCCACACTCAAAGCATCTCCCACAGCCTTTCAGAACATCGGGAAATGCACCACCATCACAAACGCCCAGGACCTTGGACCCTGAGAACAACCATAACCACacttctcctcctcctcttcacCCTCATTTTCATCATTTTCCTACCCATTAGAACCTACCATCACCTCTCACCGGGAAAAATCCGTCCAGAAACCGACTACATCCTCAATCCCACCTGGTCCACCTCCGCACCTCCAACAACCCGCACCTACAAGTTCCACATCGCCCAGCATGAGCTTTCCCCGGATGGCGTCCCACGCCCTATGCTCCTAATCAACAGCACCTTCCCCGGCCCACTCCTCGAACTAAACACCCACGACATCCTAGCCGTACGTGTCATCAACGCCTCCCCCAATGCGACATCAATCCACTGGCACGGCATATTTCAAAATGGTTCAAATTGGATGGACGGTACAACAGGCGTAACGAACTGTCCAACCGCCCCGGGTCAAGAATTCACGTATCGATTCAGTGTATCCGGGCAAACAGGGACATACTGGTACCATTCATACGTAGAGATGCAGGCCAGTGACGGGCTAGTCGGACCTTTGATAATCCACGCTCGAAGCAAGGAGGGCGAGGACAGATTGCAGAAGGTGCCATACAAACAGGACAGAGTCCTCCTAGTATCTGACCACTACTACACACCGTCATCCTCCCCCCTGCGCACCTACCTCTCCCCCGGCACCGAAAACGCCGAACCCGTTCCCCCCACCGCCCTGATAAATGGCCGTAATGTTCGAAACTGCAGTACTCTTTCCCACCGCCATCGCGCCTCCTGCTCTTCCTCCCACCTTTCCCTCGCGCGGTTTACCCTGGATTCAGAGTCCAATACGCGTCTGCGCATTATCAATGTGGGCGTGTTTGCGGAATTTGCACTGCAGATTGATGAACATGAGGTGCAGGTTGTGGAGGTTGATGGCACCGATGTGGTGCCGGTGGGCGTTCATAGGGTAAATATCGCGCCGGCGCAGAGGTATAGCGTTGTTTTGACGCCGCCTGAAAAGGGGGATAGAGTGTTGTATTGGATGAGGGCGAGGGTGTTTACGCATTCTTTTGCGTATGAGGAGGCTGAGTTACAGGAGGAGGTTAGGGGGGTGGTGGAGTATCGGCAGGGTTTTGACGGTGGTGGTGAAGGTGATATACCGGAAAGCAGAGATTGGTCCGACATCATCGATGTGGAGTGTAAGGATCTCAACACTTCAACTTTGGTCCCCGTGGCAGCTATTCCAGCGCCGGAAATCGATCCTCGGTATGCGATTTACTTGCGGTCGAGCTTTCAGAGTCGCGATTGGAGATTGAGTCGGGGGTATTTCAATGATAGTTCTTTTCGGAGGAATGCTACGAGGCCTATATTACAAACAATGTTGGACTCCACTGGTGCGATGCAGGAAAATATCACGGAAGGCTTCGTGGACGAGGAGCGTATTAGGCCTGAACAAGCTCTTGTATATAGGACGACGGGAACGCGTACAATTACGATCTTGATTCAAAACTTCGATGATGGAGCGCATCCCATGCATTTGCATGGGTACAAGTTTTTCATCCTGGGAAGTGGACATGGGTATCCGCCTATGTCTCTTTTATAA